In Nocardioides sp. InS609-2, a single genomic region encodes these proteins:
- a CDS encoding RidA family protein: MSHPEENLAELGLSVPEVARPVAVYVPAVQSGNHVFTSGQLPMRSGELMYTGKVGGEVSPEEAVECAQQCALNAIAAVKAVIGDLAQVKRVVKVVCFVASTPDFTGQPGVANGVSELLGKVFGDAGIHARSAVGVSVLPLDAPVEVEILVEV; the protein is encoded by the coding sequence ATGTCGCACCCCGAGGAGAACCTGGCCGAGCTCGGCCTGTCCGTGCCCGAGGTCGCCAGGCCGGTCGCGGTCTACGTGCCGGCCGTGCAGTCGGGCAACCACGTCTTCACCTCCGGCCAGCTGCCGATGCGGTCGGGCGAGCTGATGTACACCGGCAAGGTCGGTGGCGAGGTCTCGCCGGAGGAGGCCGTCGAGTGTGCGCAGCAGTGCGCCCTCAACGCGATCGCCGCGGTCAAGGCCGTGATCGGTGACCTGGCGCAGGTCAAGCGAGTGGTCAAGGTCGTCTGCTTCGTCGCCTCGACCCCCGACTTCACCGGCCAGCCGGGCGTCGCCAACGGCGTCTCCGAGCTGCTCGGCAAGGTCTTCGGCGACGCCGGGATCCACGCCCGCTCCGCCGTCGGCGTCTCGGTGCTGCCCCTGGACGCGCCGGTCGAGGTCGAGATCCTCGTCGAGGTCTGA
- a CDS encoding sensor histidine kinase: MDETGVGRRPWQLEAAGRQWFDRVLATVLLLPSLAMPVAGVDPRWIVLSVVQVLPLYWRRTHPVAVFVAVAVAHAVQVPLLGTPIWGQVAFPVAVYSVARFSTAGPALAAMATGVVAGAVASVDWLVGFFAPEVTVQRLLPYFLTCSAFVVTAWALGTLGRTRAAYVDTLVERAERIRFEAEQQVALAASDERARIAREMHDVVAHGLSVIVVQADGARYAAAQDPSLATEVLGTIASIGRESLTEMRRMLGLLRADDTGTAPAPRLTDLPILIEQAGECVRAELHGLETEVPVGVALTTYRVVQEALSNVRKHAGPDVQALVRVQVTDTEVSVQVDDDGRGAAADNDGSGLGLLGMRERVAVHGGTITTGPRPGGGFRVDARIPL; encoded by the coding sequence GTGGACGAGACAGGGGTGGGGCGCCGCCCGTGGCAGCTGGAAGCGGCTGGCCGCCAGTGGTTCGACCGCGTCCTGGCCACCGTGCTGCTCCTGCCTTCCCTGGCCATGCCCGTCGCCGGCGTCGACCCGCGGTGGATCGTGCTGTCGGTCGTCCAGGTCCTCCCGCTCTACTGGCGCCGCACCCACCCGGTCGCGGTATTCGTGGCCGTCGCCGTGGCGCACGCAGTGCAGGTGCCGCTGCTGGGCACGCCGATCTGGGGCCAGGTCGCCTTCCCGGTCGCGGTCTACTCCGTCGCCCGGTTCTCGACGGCCGGCCCGGCGCTGGCGGCGATGGCGACCGGCGTCGTGGCCGGCGCCGTGGCCTCCGTCGACTGGCTTGTGGGCTTCTTCGCGCCCGAGGTCACCGTCCAGCGGCTCCTTCCCTACTTCCTCACCTGCTCGGCGTTCGTCGTGACGGCATGGGCGCTCGGCACCCTCGGCCGCACCCGCGCGGCGTACGTCGACACCCTCGTCGAGCGTGCCGAACGCATCCGCTTCGAGGCCGAGCAGCAGGTCGCCCTGGCCGCCTCCGACGAACGCGCCCGCATCGCCCGCGAGATGCACGACGTCGTCGCGCACGGACTGTCCGTGATCGTGGTGCAGGCCGACGGCGCGAGGTACGCCGCGGCTCAGGACCCCTCGCTTGCCACGGAGGTTCTCGGCACCATCGCGAGCATCGGCCGCGAGTCGCTCACCGAGATGCGCCGGATGCTCGGCCTGCTGCGCGCCGACGACACCGGCACAGCGCCGGCACCGAGGCTGACCGACCTCCCGATCCTCATCGAGCAGGCAGGTGAGTGCGTCCGGGCCGAGCTGCACGGGCTCGAGACCGAGGTGCCGGTCGGCGTCGCGCTGACGACGTACCGCGTCGTGCAGGAGGCGCTGAGCAACGTGCGCAAGCACGCGGGGCCCGACGTGCAGGCGCTGGTCCGCGTGCAGGTCACCGACACGGAAGTGAGCGTGCAGGTGGACGACGACGGTCGTGGAGCAGCGGCGGACAACGACGGCTCCGGGCTCGGCCTGCTCGGCATGCGCGAGCGGGTGGCGGTGCACGGCGGCACGATCACGACAGGGCCCCGACCCGGAGGCGGCTTCCGGGTGGACGCGAGGATTCCACTGTGA
- a CDS encoding YdeI/OmpD-associated family protein — MAAELEELLVADPAQWRAWLEEHHANSPGVWLILTKKGGTKTTMTWQSALDEALCFGWIDGQARRRDDETSYQRMTPRGPRSTWSARNVGHIERLEGEGRMTPAGRAAVDAAKADGRWDRAYAPPSEAVVPDDLAAAIAADPAAQAMFEVLTKTNRYALIHRLVQVKKAETRERKIREFVAMLARQETVYPQKAKPD; from the coding sequence ATGGCTGCCGAACTCGAGGAACTGCTCGTCGCCGACCCTGCGCAATGGCGGGCCTGGCTCGAGGAGCACCACGCGAACTCGCCCGGGGTCTGGCTGATCCTGACCAAGAAGGGCGGCACGAAGACCACGATGACGTGGCAGAGCGCGCTCGACGAGGCGTTGTGCTTCGGGTGGATCGACGGGCAGGCCCGGCGGCGCGACGACGAGACGTCGTACCAGCGGATGACGCCGCGCGGCCCACGCAGCACGTGGTCGGCACGCAACGTGGGGCACATCGAACGGCTCGAGGGCGAGGGCAGGATGACGCCCGCGGGGCGCGCAGCGGTCGACGCAGCCAAGGCCGACGGGCGCTGGGACCGGGCCTACGCGCCGCCCTCGGAGGCCGTCGTACCAGATGACCTAGCTGCTGCGATCGCGGCTGATCCTGCTGCGCAGGCGATGTTCGAGGTGCTCACGAAGACCAACCGCTACGCGCTCATCCACCGGCTCGTACAGGTGAAGAAGGCCGAGACGCGCGAGCGGAAGATCCGCGAGTTCGTGGCCATGCTGGCGCGGCAGGAGACCGTCTACCCGCAGAAGGCGAAGCCCGACTAG
- a CDS encoding Crp/Fnr family transcriptional regulator, whose protein sequence is MDNDVLRQAPLFSALDDEAANALRSSMVETSLRRGEVLFHEGDSGDKLYIVTDGKVKLGRSSSDGRENLLAIMGPGQMFGELSLFDPGPRSATVTAVTDTTFVSLSHADLLRWLDGRPMVARGLLAQLAGRLRKSNDVVADLVFSDVPGRVAKQLLDLADRFGRTADDGVHVHHDLTQEELAQLVGASRETVNKALADFASRGWLRLEPRSVVIMDVERLGRRAR, encoded by the coding sequence GTGGACAACGACGTACTGCGTCAGGCGCCGCTGTTCAGTGCGCTCGACGACGAGGCGGCCAACGCGCTGCGCAGCTCGATGGTCGAGACGTCGCTGCGCCGTGGCGAGGTGCTGTTCCACGAGGGCGACTCCGGCGACAAGCTCTACATCGTCACCGACGGCAAGGTGAAGCTCGGCCGCTCCTCCTCCGACGGTCGGGAGAACCTGCTGGCGATCATGGGCCCCGGCCAGATGTTCGGCGAGCTCTCCCTCTTCGACCCCGGCCCGCGCTCGGCCACCGTCACCGCGGTCACCGACACGACGTTCGTCTCGCTGTCCCACGCCGACCTGCTGCGCTGGCTCGACGGCCGCCCGATGGTCGCCCGTGGGCTGCTCGCCCAGCTCGCCGGCCGGCTGCGCAAGTCGAACGACGTCGTCGCCGACCTGGTCTTCTCCGACGTCCCCGGACGCGTCGCCAAGCAGCTCCTCGACCTCGCCGACCGCTTCGGCCGCACCGCAGACGACGGTGTGCACGTGCACCACGACCTCACCCAGGAGGAGCTCGCCCAGCTGGTCGGCGCCTCCCGCGAGACGGTCAACAAGGCGCTCGCCGACTTCGCCTCCCGTGGCTGGCTGCGCCTGGAGCCCCGCTCGGTCGTGATCATGGACGTCGAGCGCCTGGGTCGCCGCGCCCGCTGA
- a CDS encoding NUDIX hydrolase produces MKRLPLPAHLVEQAQAYADGSSEPAEPRNAATVVLLGPSSDGPNVYLLRRQTTMAFAGGMCVFPGGGVDERDDDPAVAWAGPSPDEWASRLGVDGDLARALVCAAVRETFEESGVLLAGPDATSVVSDTTTEDWEADRAALESRELAFADFLVRRRLVLRTDLLGAWSGWLTPVFEPRRYRTWFFVAVLPEGQRTRDVSTESSAVAWMPARSAVAAVDDGEIFMMPPTWLTCLEIGGYDSPDAVLAASEGREVEIFMPEVISDGEGHILSTPERYTALIADR; encoded by the coding sequence GTGAAGCGACTCCCGCTGCCGGCCCACCTCGTCGAGCAGGCGCAGGCGTACGCCGACGGGTCGTCGGAGCCGGCAGAGCCGCGCAACGCCGCGACCGTCGTACTCCTCGGTCCTTCCTCTGACGGGCCGAACGTCTACCTGTTGCGCCGGCAGACGACGATGGCGTTCGCCGGCGGCATGTGCGTCTTCCCTGGGGGTGGCGTCGACGAGCGCGACGACGACCCGGCGGTGGCGTGGGCCGGTCCCTCGCCTGACGAATGGGCGTCCCGGCTCGGGGTCGACGGGGACCTCGCCCGGGCGCTGGTGTGTGCGGCGGTGCGCGAGACGTTCGAGGAGTCCGGCGTGCTGCTCGCCGGACCCGATGCCACCTCGGTGGTCTCCGACACGACCACCGAGGACTGGGAGGCTGACCGCGCGGCGCTCGAGTCGCGCGAGCTGGCCTTCGCCGACTTCCTCGTACGCCGCAGGCTGGTGCTGCGCACCGACCTGCTGGGCGCGTGGTCGGGCTGGCTGACGCCGGTGTTCGAGCCGCGCCGCTACCGCACCTGGTTCTTCGTGGCCGTGCTGCCCGAGGGCCAGCGCACCCGCGACGTGTCGACGGAGTCGTCGGCCGTGGCGTGGATGCCGGCCCGTTCGGCGGTCGCGGCGGTCGACGACGGCGAGATCTTCATGATGCCGCCGACGTGGCTGACCTGCCTGGAGATCGGTGGGTACGACTCGCCCGACGCCGTGCTCGCGGCGTCCGAGGGACGCGAGGTCGAGATCTTCATGCCGGAGGTCATCAGCGACGGAGAAGGGCACATCCTCTCGACCCCCGAGCGCTACACGGCGCTGATCGCCGACCGATGA
- a CDS encoding DUF559 domain-containing protein, which yields MTPRLPTGPFTTSMAASWGISRKSLGVAVDERRLVRIMSGLYVRADAPLTPLLRARAAGLVISGHAVVCDRTAAWIWGVDCLAYAELEGTPPLETYVLRGHRATERPQVRGGTRDLRGDDWVLVDGVRVTTPLRTAMDLGCALRRPEAFAAMEALMRGHGFTPVGMRQVLPRYFRRRGVVQLRQLVPLVTGVAESQRESWMRLAIIDHGLPQPVAQHWVTENGCPVFRLDLAYPRARVAIEYDGEAWHSSDRDRDRDLRRRAWLEERGWTVVVLTKRSFSDDADPWLRDLATLLRQRKIA from the coding sequence ATGACGCCTCGGCTTCCCACTGGACCGTTCACGACCTCGATGGCGGCCTCCTGGGGCATCTCCCGGAAGTCGCTCGGCGTTGCCGTCGACGAGCGTCGCCTGGTCCGGATCATGTCCGGGCTCTACGTCAGGGCCGACGCGCCTCTCACCCCGTTGCTCCGGGCGCGGGCCGCCGGGTTGGTCATCAGCGGGCACGCGGTCGTGTGTGACCGCACCGCCGCATGGATCTGGGGTGTCGACTGCCTGGCGTACGCCGAGCTGGAGGGCACGCCGCCACTGGAGACCTACGTCCTGCGGGGGCATCGCGCGACCGAGCGGCCGCAAGTTCGCGGGGGAACGCGTGACCTGCGCGGCGACGACTGGGTGCTCGTGGACGGAGTGCGAGTGACCACACCGCTGCGAACGGCGATGGACCTTGGCTGCGCGCTGAGACGCCCAGAGGCCTTCGCAGCGATGGAGGCGCTGATGAGGGGTCACGGGTTCACCCCTGTCGGCATGCGTCAGGTCCTCCCGCGGTACTTCCGCCGGCGTGGCGTGGTCCAGCTGCGGCAGCTGGTCCCACTGGTCACCGGCGTCGCGGAGTCGCAGAGGGAGTCCTGGATGCGGCTGGCGATCATTGACCACGGGCTACCTCAACCGGTCGCTCAGCACTGGGTCACCGAGAACGGCTGCCCGGTCTTCAGACTCGACCTCGCCTACCCGCGTGCCAGAGTCGCCATCGAGTACGACGGCGAGGCGTGGCACTCGAGCGATCGAGACCGCGACCGCGACCTGCGCCGACGGGCGTGGCTCGAGGAGCGCGGCTGGACGGTCGTCGTACTCACGAAACGGTCGTTCTCCGACGATGCGGACCCGTGGCTCAGGGACCTTGCGACGCTTCTGCGGCAGCGCAAGATCGCCTGA
- a CDS encoding response regulator transcription factor has translation MSGANDPAPVIRVFLVDDQQMVRAGFHMLIESQADLTVVGQAGDGQEAVDLLATTPADVVLMDVRMPRLDGVEATRLVAARPQGPRVIVLTTFDLDEYAFAAIRAGAAAFLLKDAAPEDLLGAIRTVHAGDSVVAPSTTRRLLEHFSAMPDARTTRPDDARLDRLTDREREVLVLVGRGLSNGEIVASLVVAEATVKTHVSRLLAKTGCRDRVQLVVLAHEAGLV, from the coding sequence GTGAGCGGAGCGAACGATCCAGCACCAGTGATTCGCGTCTTCCTCGTCGACGACCAGCAGATGGTGCGCGCGGGCTTCCACATGCTCATCGAGTCGCAGGCCGACCTGACGGTGGTGGGCCAGGCCGGCGATGGCCAGGAGGCGGTCGACCTGCTCGCGACCACGCCGGCCGACGTCGTACTCATGGATGTCCGGATGCCCCGCCTCGACGGCGTCGAGGCCACGCGGCTGGTCGCAGCGCGGCCGCAGGGGCCGCGGGTGATCGTGCTGACGACGTTCGACCTCGACGAGTACGCCTTCGCCGCGATCCGCGCCGGCGCCGCGGCGTTCCTGCTCAAGGACGCGGCTCCCGAAGACCTGCTCGGCGCGATCCGCACGGTCCACGCAGGCGACTCCGTGGTCGCGCCAAGCACCACCCGACGGCTGCTCGAACACTTCTCGGCGATGCCCGATGCGCGTACGACGCGGCCCGACGACGCTCGCCTCGACCGCCTCACCGACCGGGAGCGCGAGGTGCTCGTGCTCGTCGGTCGTGGCCTCTCCAACGGCGAGATCGTCGCCAGCCTGGTGGTCGCCGAGGCGACGGTGAAGACGCACGTCAGCCGGCTGCTGGCCAAGACCGGTTGTCGCGACCGCGTGCAGCTCGTCGTGCTCGCGCACGAGGCCGGCCTGGTTTGA
- a CDS encoding DUF4177 domain-containing protein, with translation MTKWEYLTAPILTHAAKQILDNFGSEGWELVQIAPGMNPENNVGYFKRPVEG, from the coding sequence ATGACCAAGTGGGAGTACCTGACGGCGCCGATCCTCACGCACGCCGCGAAGCAGATCCTGGACAACTTCGGGTCCGAGGGGTGGGAGCTCGTGCAGATCGCGCCGGGCATGAACCCCGAGAACAACGTGGGTTACTTCAAGCGACCGGTGGAGGGCTGA
- the nth gene encoding endonuclease III, with product MLAETYPDAGCELDFDNPFELLVVTVLSAQTTDRRVNTARPAIFAAYPDARAMAAASREHLEQLVGPLGFFRAKTESLLKLSAALVADHDGQVPATLDELVKLPGVGRKTANVVLGNAFDVPGLTVDTHFGRLVRRLGWTDETDPVKVEFAIADLFPKRDWTMLSHHLIWHGRRRCHAKKPACGACPVARLCPSYGEGPTDPVAAAALIKTQGPA from the coding sequence ATGCTGGCCGAGACCTACCCCGACGCCGGCTGCGAGCTCGACTTCGACAACCCGTTCGAGCTGCTGGTCGTCACCGTGCTCTCGGCGCAGACCACCGACCGGCGTGTCAACACCGCGCGGCCGGCGATCTTCGCCGCGTACCCCGACGCCCGCGCGATGGCGGCCGCCTCCCGCGAGCACCTCGAGCAGCTCGTCGGCCCGCTCGGCTTCTTCCGGGCCAAGACCGAGTCGCTTCTCAAGCTGAGCGCTGCGCTGGTCGCCGACCACGACGGCCAGGTGCCGGCCACCCTCGACGAGCTCGTGAAGCTGCCCGGCGTCGGCCGCAAGACCGCCAACGTCGTGCTCGGCAACGCCTTCGACGTGCCCGGCCTGACCGTCGACACCCACTTCGGCCGCCTCGTACGCCGCCTCGGCTGGACCGACGAGACCGACCCGGTGAAGGTCGAGTTCGCGATCGCCGACCTCTTCCCCAAGCGCGACTGGACGATGCTGTCCCACCACCTCATCTGGCACGGCCGCCGTCGTTGCCACGCCAAGAAGCCGGCGTGCGGTGCCTGCCCCGTGGCCCGGCTCTGCCCGTCGTACGGCGAGGGGCCGACCGACCCGGTCGCCGCGGCCGCGCTGATCAAGACCCAGGGGCCGGCGTGA
- a CDS encoding MBL fold metallo-hydrolase has product MSWSGGSFGERAECVLAPNANMMTLDGTNTWVLREPDARRSIVVDPGPSILSHLDSVASVAGEVAVVLLTHHHLDHSEAARSFAERVGCGVRALDPAQRLGSEGLFDGDVVSVDGLEVHVVATPGHTADSLSFLLPAEGAVLTGDTVLGRGTTVVAHPDGQLGAYLDSLDRLHALAAAHDVGTIWPGHGPVIDDALGALDFYIAHRRDRLAQVESALASLSPSEADPARQIVEIVYADVDEVLWGAAELSVRAQLAYLSAR; this is encoded by the coding sequence ATGAGCTGGTCTGGCGGCTCCTTCGGGGAGCGCGCTGAGTGCGTGCTGGCTCCCAACGCCAACATGATGACCCTCGACGGCACCAACACCTGGGTGCTGCGCGAGCCAGACGCGCGCCGCTCGATCGTGGTCGACCCCGGGCCGTCGATCCTGTCCCATCTCGACTCGGTCGCGTCCGTCGCCGGCGAGGTGGCGGTCGTGCTGCTGACCCATCACCACCTTGACCACTCCGAGGCCGCCCGCTCGTTCGCCGAGCGGGTCGGCTGTGGCGTGCGGGCGCTCGATCCCGCTCAACGACTGGGCTCCGAGGGGCTCTTCGACGGTGATGTGGTGTCCGTCGACGGCCTCGAGGTGCATGTGGTGGCCACTCCCGGGCACACCGCCGACTCGTTGTCGTTCCTGCTGCCTGCCGAGGGCGCCGTACTCACCGGCGACACGGTGCTCGGCCGCGGCACCACCGTGGTCGCGCACCCCGACGGGCAGCTCGGCGCCTACCTCGACTCCCTCGACCGGTTGCACGCGCTGGCCGCGGCGCACGACGTCGGCACCATCTGGCCCGGCCACGGCCCGGTGATCGACGACGCCCTGGGCGCGCTCGACTTCTACATCGCCCACCGGCGCGACCGGCTGGCGCAGGTGGAGTCGGCGCTGGCCTCCCTCTCGCCTTCCGAGGCTGATCCCGCCCGGCAGATCGTGGAGATCGTGTACGCCGACGTCGACGAGGTGCTCTGGGGAGCCGCCGAGCTCTCGGTGCGCGCGCAGCTGGCTTATCTCTCCGCCCGTTGA